The Ruania alba genome window below encodes:
- a CDS encoding PP2C family protein-serine/threonine phosphatase yields MSVALRYAARSDVGLVRNVNQDSGYAGPQLLVLADGMGGPAGGDIASSVAVAHLASLDGEAHGGDDLLEQLRHAVSAASRDLVDYSSRQPELHGLGTTVIALLRSGRKLAMVHVGDSRAYLLRDQELVQVTEDHTLVQHLVATGQLTEAEAEAHPQRSVVLRVLSDDPSAPTLDESVREARVGDRWLLCSDGLSSYVSTETIAETLRAEADPGRCADQLIDLALRAGGPDNITIVLADVVDTTDLPEMAPQIVGAAAVDRERPTRGGSGAAARAAALTRSPEEDEGTDAAGRTERDALAEIDPPEPTMRKVLRWGISALVVVALLAGAVTIGYRWSQTQYYVGTDGTQVVIYQGIPQELGPIALSEVHEVTDLAMTDLPTFARSRVTSHIAATNLADAEEIVAGLREQAQPSEPTDEPTDTPSEDPSAPETERPSEDATAGPASIDSLIVLTAVGT; encoded by the coding sequence GTGTCCGTCGCACTCCGATACGCGGCCCGCTCCGACGTCGGGCTGGTCCGCAACGTGAACCAGGACTCCGGGTACGCCGGACCGCAGTTGCTCGTGCTCGCCGACGGGATGGGCGGCCCCGCCGGCGGGGACATCGCCTCCTCGGTGGCGGTGGCGCACCTGGCGTCCCTCGACGGTGAGGCGCACGGCGGCGACGACCTGCTCGAGCAACTCCGCCACGCCGTCAGCGCCGCCAGCCGGGACCTCGTGGACTATTCCTCCCGGCAGCCGGAACTGCATGGTCTCGGCACCACCGTGATCGCCCTGCTGCGCTCCGGTCGCAAGCTGGCCATGGTGCACGTCGGCGACTCGCGCGCCTACCTGCTCCGGGATCAGGAACTGGTTCAGGTGACCGAGGACCACACCCTCGTGCAGCACCTCGTGGCCACCGGGCAGCTCACCGAGGCCGAGGCCGAGGCGCACCCGCAACGGTCGGTGGTGCTGCGGGTGCTCAGCGACGACCCGTCCGCCCCCACCCTGGACGAGTCGGTGCGCGAGGCCCGCGTGGGCGACCGCTGGCTGCTCTGCTCGGACGGGCTCTCCTCCTACGTCTCCACCGAGACCATCGCCGAGACGCTGCGCGCCGAAGCTGATCCGGGCCGTTGCGCCGACCAGCTCATCGACCTCGCGCTGCGGGCCGGAGGCCCGGACAACATCACCATCGTGCTCGCCGACGTGGTCGACACCACCGACCTGCCCGAGATGGCCCCCCAGATCGTGGGTGCGGCAGCGGTGGACCGCGAGCGACCCACCCGGGGCGGATCCGGTGCGGCTGCCCGGGCCGCGGCGCTGACCCGATCCCCGGAGGAGGATGAGGGCACCGACGCCGCCGGTCGCACCGAACGTGACGCCCTCGCCGAGATCGACCCGCCCGAGCCGACCATGCGCAAGGTGCTGCGCTGGGGCATCTCCGCCCTCGTCGTGGTGGCACTGCTCGCCGGGGCGGTGACGATCGGCTACCGCTGGTCCCAGACCCAGTACTACGTGGGCACCGACGGCACCCAGGTGGTGATCTACCAGGGCATCCCCCAGGAGCTCGGTCCGATCGCCCTCTCCGAGGTGCACGAGGTGACCGACCTGGCGATGACCGACCTCCCCACCTTCGCCCGCTCCCGGGTCACCAGCCACATCGCCGCCACCAACCTGGCCGATGCCGAGGAGATCGTGGCGGGGCTGCGTGAGCAGGCCCAGCCCTCCGAGCCGACCGACGAACCCACCGACACCCCGAGCGAGGACCCCAGCGCGCCGGAGACCGAACGGCCGTCCGAGGACGCCACCGCCGGCCCCGCGTCGATCGACTCGCTCATCGTCCTGACGGCGGTGGGCACCTGA
- a CDS encoding FHA domain-containing protein FhaB/FipA has translation MSELIVTLLRVGYLALLWLLVLSAIGVLRRDVFGTRVLARGSVLGTSKRRPAPAPAPAQQRPKGTPSQLRVTAGPLNGTTLQLGSTAVLIGRAPGCTLVLEDDYSSGRHARIFPGEGRWWVEDLGSRNGTYLGSTRVGEAVPVGVGTPIRIGQTVIELQR, from the coding sequence GTGAGCGAACTGATCGTCACCCTGCTCCGGGTGGGCTACCTCGCACTGCTCTGGCTGCTGGTGCTCTCGGCGATCGGCGTGCTCCGCCGCGACGTCTTCGGCACGCGCGTGCTCGCCCGTGGGTCGGTACTGGGTACCTCCAAGCGCCGCCCCGCACCCGCCCCCGCCCCGGCGCAGCAGCGCCCGAAGGGCACGCCCTCCCAGCTGCGGGTGACCGCGGGCCCGCTGAACGGCACCACCCTCCAGCTCGGCAGCACCGCCGTGCTGATCGGTCGAGCACCGGGGTGCACCCTCGTGCTGGAGGACGACTACTCCTCGGGCCGCCACGCGCGCATCTTTCCCGGCGAGGGCCGCTGGTGGGTCGAGGATCTCGGCTCCCGCAACGGCACCTACCTCGGGTCCACGCGGGTGGGAGAAGCAGTACCGGTCGGAGTGGGCACCCCGATCCGGATCGGACAGACCGTCATCGAGCTGCAGCGGTAG
- a CDS encoding FhaA domain-containing protein — MGVLDRFEKGVERVVNNAFAKAFRSELKPVEIASAIRRDMDERTAALSRGRTVVPNTFTVELARKDYEQMLDWGEEAMAEEMITAATDHATSQHYVFVGPVDVQFDEAEDLEPGRFRVRSSSKRGAVAPATTDQPSRRHPILDIDGQRYLLTGPVTVIGRGSEADIIVDDTGVSRRHLEIRITADGVVATDLGSTNGTYVEGHHTDAATLVDGNTLTIGRTRIMFWSGVPEGDTR; from the coding sequence GTGGGAGTTCTCGACCGCTTCGAGAAGGGAGTCGAGCGCGTCGTGAACAATGCGTTCGCGAAGGCCTTTCGTTCCGAGCTCAAGCCCGTGGAGATCGCCAGCGCCATCCGCCGGGACATGGACGAGCGCACCGCTGCACTCTCCCGAGGCCGCACGGTGGTGCCGAACACCTTCACCGTGGAGCTCGCCCGGAAGGATTACGAGCAGATGCTCGACTGGGGCGAGGAGGCGATGGCCGAGGAGATGATCACCGCCGCCACCGATCACGCCACCAGCCAGCACTACGTCTTCGTAGGCCCCGTGGACGTGCAGTTCGACGAAGCCGAGGACCTCGAACCCGGGCGGTTCCGGGTTCGCTCCTCCTCCAAGCGCGGTGCGGTGGCGCCGGCCACGACCGACCAGCCCAGCCGCAGGCACCCGATCCTCGACATCGACGGCCAGCGCTATCTACTCACCGGGCCGGTCACGGTGATCGGCCGGGGCTCGGAGGCCGACATCATCGTCGACGACACCGGCGTCTCCCGCCGCCACCTGGAGATCCGGATCACCGCCGACGGTGTGGTGGCCACCGATCTGGGCTCCACGAACGGCACGTACGTGGAAGGTCACCACACCGATGCCGCCACCCTCGTGGACGGCAACACACTGACGATCGGCCGCACCCGGATCATGTTCTGGTCCGGCGTGCCCGAGGGCGATACCCGGTGA
- a CDS encoding redoxin domain-containing protein, which yields MRTRLTIAASVTAAGLLLAGCGSAGDSEESMEEDMTSSEEMTEEDMASDEMDEEMSEEPMDEEMSGDEMDAESMDTPETLAFTATTLDGDEFDGASLAGSPAVLWFWAPWCPTCQAQIPNMTSLGEQYAGEVAVVGVGGLDTSEAIADLAGDIPNVQHLVDDEGEVWSHFGITQQSSFVVLDSDGEIVDEGTLSDEDLNATVAELADA from the coding sequence ATGCGAACCAGACTGACTATCGCCGCGTCCGTGACCGCTGCCGGACTGCTCCTCGCCGGGTGCGGCTCGGCAGGAGACTCCGAGGAGTCGATGGAGGAGGACATGACTTCGTCGGAGGAGATGACCGAGGAGGACATGGCTTCCGACGAGATGGACGAGGAGATGTCCGAGGAGCCGATGGACGAGGAGATGTCCGGCGACGAGATGGACGCCGAGTCCATGGACACCCCGGAGACACTCGCCTTCACCGCCACCACGCTCGACGGAGACGAGTTCGACGGCGCCAGCCTCGCCGGCAGTCCCGCCGTCCTCTGGTTCTGGGCGCCGTGGTGCCCCACCTGCCAGGCGCAGATCCCGAACATGACCTCCCTCGGTGAGCAGTACGCCGGTGAGGTGGCCGTCGTCGGTGTCGGTGGTCTCGACACCTCCGAGGCGATTGCCGACCTCGCCGGTGACATCCCGAACGTGCAGCACCTCGTTGACGACGAGGGCGAGGTGTGGAGTCACTTCGGCATCACCCAGCAGAGCTCGTTCGTGGTGCTCGACTCCGACGGTGAGATCGTGGACGAAGGCACCCTCTCCGACGAAGACCTGAACGCCACAGTCGCCGAGCTCGCCGACGCATGA
- a CDS encoding cytochrome c biogenesis CcdA family protein — translation MDASAIALALGAGLVAAVNPCGFALLPAYLSLFVIKDAPPTRRGAVLRALRASLALTIGFSAVFVTFGLVIAPVASGIQAYLPIFTAVLGLALLAVGIWVALGRALPSFRLPRRKGAAPKPVTATWPSMIGFGASYAVASIGCTIAPFLAVVVTAFRSDSAAAGLVLFVLYALGMGLTVAVAATATALARRGLINSMRRMGGGLPRIAGAVLALAGAYVAWYGIWELRVLHGDAGSDPIVEAAAGVQRWLADAAGTLGVVGLGVALVVLLAVTFLRRRRSAPVRD, via the coding sequence GTGGACGCCTCCGCGATCGCGCTGGCGCTCGGAGCAGGCCTCGTGGCGGCGGTGAACCCGTGCGGATTCGCGCTGCTGCCGGCCTATCTGTCGCTGTTCGTGATCAAGGACGCGCCACCCACCCGGCGCGGGGCGGTGCTCCGGGCGTTGCGCGCCAGCCTGGCCCTGACGATCGGATTCTCGGCCGTCTTCGTGACGTTCGGGCTGGTCATCGCCCCGGTGGCCTCTGGGATCCAGGCGTATCTGCCCATCTTCACCGCGGTGCTGGGCCTGGCTCTGCTCGCGGTGGGGATCTGGGTGGCCCTGGGCCGCGCCCTCCCCAGCTTCCGGTTGCCCCGCCGGAAGGGAGCGGCGCCGAAGCCGGTCACTGCCACCTGGCCCTCCATGATCGGCTTCGGCGCCTCGTACGCGGTGGCCTCCATCGGCTGCACGATCGCCCCGTTCCTGGCCGTGGTGGTCACCGCGTTCCGCTCCGACTCCGCCGCGGCCGGCCTCGTCCTCTTCGTGCTCTACGCACTCGGCATGGGGCTGACCGTGGCGGTGGCCGCGACCGCCACGGCCCTGGCCCGCCGCGGACTGATCAACTCGATGCGGCGGATGGGTGGCGGTCTGCCCCGGATCGCCGGGGCGGTGCTCGCACTGGCCGGTGCCTACGTGGCCTGGTACGGCATCTGGGAGCTGCGGGTGCTGCACGGTGACGCCGGTTCTGACCCGATCGTGGAAGCTGCAGCGGGCGTGCAGCGCTGGCTCGCCGACGCGGCCGGGACACTCGGGGTGGTCGGCCTGGGCGTGGCCCTGGTGGTACTCCTCGCGGTCACCTTCCTCCGCCGACGGCGTAGCGCACCCGTGCGCGACTGA
- a CDS encoding antitoxin, producing MGSKLERRMQVLVDDERFRRLEAEAAAAGSSVASVVRKAIDEHFLVNRDSRAEAGRQLMAEFGDSDDATEPDWAESKAALMRDLDVKLP from the coding sequence GTGGGATCGAAGTTGGAGCGGCGCATGCAAGTGCTGGTCGACGACGAGCGGTTCCGGCGGCTCGAGGCCGAGGCTGCCGCTGCTGGCTCCTCGGTGGCGTCGGTCGTGCGCAAGGCGATCGACGAGCACTTCCTGGTGAACCGCGATTCCCGAGCCGAGGCAGGGCGTCAGCTCATGGCGGAGTTCGGCGATAGCGACGACGCCACCGAACCGGATTGGGCGGAGTCGAAAGCTGCCTTGATGCGCGATCTGGACGTCAAACTCCCGTGA
- a CDS encoding type II toxin-antitoxin system VapC family toxin, which yields MTPYLVDTAVFAYALGAAHDRREACQAVVARATAGEIELHASVEMVQELLHHRMRRTDRASALRQARAAGGLCVLHPLDTTVLERALSLVEATTLRGRDAVHAATADCHGLDSIISPDGDFDGIAGLRRLAPELAA from the coding sequence GTGACGCCGTACCTGGTCGATACCGCAGTGTTCGCCTATGCCCTGGGTGCCGCGCATGATCGACGCGAGGCGTGCCAGGCCGTCGTGGCCCGCGCGACCGCAGGCGAGATCGAGTTGCATGCGAGCGTCGAGATGGTCCAGGAGCTGCTGCACCATCGCATGCGCCGGACCGACCGCGCCTCCGCGCTCCGGCAGGCGCGCGCCGCTGGCGGACTCTGTGTGCTGCACCCTCTCGATACAACAGTCCTCGAGCGAGCGCTGAGCCTCGTCGAGGCGACGACCCTACGAGGGCGCGATGCCGTCCACGCCGCCACTGCCGACTGCCACGGGCTGGACTCCATCATCAGTCCGGATGGTGACTTCGACGGCATCGCAGGGCTGCGACGACTGGCACCGGAGCTGGCTGCCTGA
- the rlmC gene encoding 23S rRNA (uracil(747)-C(5))-methyltransferase RlmC: protein MRCDYYEAEQCRSCTLLEVPYTNQLARKHARAREALDDVPTVWEEPLASAQAGFRNKAKMVIGGTVEEPRLGILRPGGAVQDLRECPLHEPAVAGALPVLAEFVTAARLVPYDVATRRGELKYVLVTGSPSGELLVRFVLRSTESVPRIRKHLAWLTERLPHLAVVSVNLHPTHSAVLEGEEEIVLTERALLPMRVGDVEMYLRPQGFFQTNSQIAAALYRLAAEWTAGLPYRAAWDLYCGVGGFALHLARPGTEVIGVESSAEAVAAATASAAETGVGARFEAGDATTFALNSREAPDLVVVNPPRRGIGADLAGWLESSGVPHVLYSSCHVDSLARDLAAMPSLRPVRAQVLDMFPHTEHFETLVLLKR, encoded by the coding sequence GTGCGCTGCGACTACTACGAGGCCGAGCAGTGTCGTTCCTGCACGCTCCTGGAGGTCCCGTACACCAACCAGCTCGCGCGCAAGCATGCCCGCGCTCGAGAAGCCCTCGACGACGTCCCCACAGTCTGGGAGGAACCGCTCGCGTCGGCGCAGGCCGGGTTCCGGAACAAGGCGAAGATGGTCATCGGCGGGACTGTCGAGGAGCCGCGGCTCGGAATCCTGCGACCGGGCGGCGCCGTGCAGGATCTTCGCGAGTGCCCGTTGCACGAGCCGGCGGTAGCCGGCGCGCTGCCCGTCCTGGCGGAGTTCGTGACGGCGGCCCGTCTGGTGCCCTATGACGTCGCCACCCGCCGGGGCGAGCTGAAGTATGTGCTGGTGACCGGGTCGCCGTCGGGCGAGCTGCTGGTGCGGTTCGTCCTGCGCTCGACCGAGTCGGTGCCCCGCATCCGCAAGCATCTGGCGTGGCTCACCGAGCGGCTACCGCACCTGGCCGTGGTGTCGGTGAACCTGCACCCCACGCACAGCGCGGTTCTCGAGGGTGAGGAAGAGATCGTGCTCACCGAGCGGGCGTTGCTGCCGATGAGAGTCGGGGATGTGGAGATGTACCTGCGACCGCAGGGCTTCTTCCAGACCAACTCGCAGATTGCCGCGGCGCTCTACCGGCTCGCAGCCGAATGGACGGCGGGGCTGCCCTACCGCGCCGCCTGGGACCTGTACTGCGGGGTGGGTGGATTCGCGCTGCACCTGGCGCGCCCGGGCACCGAGGTGATCGGTGTCGAGTCCAGTGCCGAAGCGGTCGCTGCCGCGACGGCGAGCGCCGCCGAGACCGGGGTCGGGGCCCGGTTCGAGGCCGGTGACGCGACGACCTTCGCTCTCAACTCCCGGGAGGCGCCGGATCTGGTGGTGGTGAACCCCCCACGCCGGGGCATCGGGGCGGACCTAGCCGGCTGGTTGGAATCGTCGGGCGTGCCGCACGTGCTCTACTCCAGTTGCCACGTGGATTCCCTCGCGCGCGATCTCGCCGCGATGCCCTCGCTACGCCCCGTCAGAGCCCAGGTGCTGGACATGTTCCCGCACACCGAGCACTTCGAGACGCTGGTGCTGCTGAAGCGGTGA
- a CDS encoding AAA family ATPase: protein MRDDEIRQKLVSSNPWWAAASLGKDATAWSTRHPALKGLASYDVGYRAPVLDDVATGPVTDRLVVLTGPRRIGKSVAVLQTVASLCARDDIDPRQVIHVPCDGMNLRDLRRVLVVARAQTAAIDRDELRLRVWLFDEITSIRGWSALFKGERDNTDFGFDTVVVTGSRWDKTEDITGNLIAGRSGSETRRRRMLLPMSFREFLGVSRYDLPQPAAGHPASLQSQEARRSLEELSFLVDDYDLAWQDYMSVGGFPRAVSEHIRNGLVSDQYLQDLEGWLQRDVDPDAGEESIPLLLEALATRATSPLAVNPTAIELGRSREALDTRLHRMVASFAVLRCPQRDDHGRLVPRTQSKHYLVDPLLAWMPSRLRAGALPPAMTALTEQTIGVHLARAIERLGNGRWIAGDTIGYGRTSNDKEIDLTPVSLPSPDGTVMSVALESKWVSQGWRGEGRILTGKYGRGILATKSVLDVSGPVWAVPAPMLALMLV, encoded by the coding sequence ATGCGCGACGATGAGATCCGCCAGAAGTTGGTGTCATCTAACCCGTGGTGGGCGGCTGCGAGCCTGGGAAAGGACGCCACGGCATGGAGTACGCGGCACCCGGCTCTCAAAGGCCTGGCTTCCTACGATGTCGGCTATCGCGCGCCAGTTCTCGACGACGTTGCCACGGGCCCGGTGACCGACCGGCTGGTCGTGCTGACCGGACCCCGCCGGATCGGCAAATCCGTCGCCGTGCTCCAGACTGTCGCGAGCCTGTGCGCACGCGACGATATCGACCCGCGCCAAGTCATCCACGTGCCCTGCGACGGAATGAACCTACGCGACCTGCGCCGAGTCCTGGTCGTTGCACGCGCACAGACCGCAGCGATCGACCGCGACGAGCTTCGGCTCCGGGTCTGGCTGTTCGACGAGATCACCTCGATCAGGGGCTGGTCTGCGCTATTCAAGGGCGAACGCGACAACACCGACTTCGGTTTCGACACCGTCGTGGTCACAGGTTCACGGTGGGACAAGACCGAGGACATCACCGGCAACCTGATCGCTGGGCGGTCTGGATCGGAGACCAGGCGGCGGCGCATGCTGCTCCCGATGTCGTTCCGGGAGTTCCTCGGCGTCAGTCGCTACGACCTGCCACAGCCCGCGGCCGGTCATCCAGCATCACTGCAGTCCCAGGAGGCTCGGCGCAGCCTGGAGGAACTGTCATTCCTGGTCGACGACTACGACCTGGCATGGCAGGACTACATGAGTGTGGGGGGCTTTCCCCGTGCCGTCTCCGAGCACATCCGCAACGGCTTGGTCTCAGACCAGTACCTACAAGACCTCGAAGGCTGGCTCCAGCGCGACGTCGATCCGGACGCCGGCGAGGAATCGATCCCGCTCCTGCTCGAGGCGCTGGCGACGCGCGCCACCAGCCCCCTGGCCGTCAACCCCACAGCGATCGAGCTCGGCCGAAGCCGCGAAGCGTTGGACACGCGCCTGCATCGCATGGTCGCATCGTTCGCGGTGCTCCGCTGCCCCCAACGGGACGACCACGGCCGGCTGGTGCCGCGCACGCAATCCAAGCACTATCTGGTGGATCCGCTGCTGGCGTGGATGCCCTCCCGGCTCCGGGCGGGCGCCCTTCCGCCGGCAATGACCGCGCTGACCGAGCAGACGATCGGGGTCCACCTCGCCCGGGCGATCGAGCGGCTGGGCAACGGCCGGTGGATCGCCGGCGACACCATCGGGTACGGCAGGACGAGCAACGACAAAGAGATCGATCTGACTCCCGTCTCGCTCCCGTCACCGGACGGAACGGTGATGAGCGTTGCGCTGGAGTCGAAGTGGGTCTCCCAAGGGTGGAGGGGCGAAGGCCGCATCCTCACGGGCAAGTACGGGCGTGGCATCCTGGCCACGAAGTCGGTCCTGGACGTCAGTGGTCCCGTGTGGGCAGTCCCGGCTCCAATGCTCGCGCTCATGCTTGTATGA
- a CDS encoding LacI family DNA-binding transcriptional regulator, producing the protein MRVTMRDVAERAGVSVKTVSRVVNGEPHIRPETQAQVRAAITALNWRPNASARTLRTGKTGVIGIMVAELRRPLLAAVVEALVTEVDRHGLHSAVEPIHDDVTRLREVLASRGRTFDALLAVDAPELPTTTADDGPLVRVDLTSGASTAGHDRVYVDRTQAADLVLRHLRLMGRTRIVRLGPGPLDQHPEAAAIPTLVLDGEDRGAGYRAAQRAIVDQPQVEALVCGTDEIALGALAGLHAAGVEVPGRIAVTGFGDLEDGRFATPSLTTLDPDRAAVARAAVDLARIRLRKSVPESGDASEVAMPVALIRRESTMGASPR; encoded by the coding sequence ATGCGAGTCACCATGCGGGACGTCGCCGAGCGCGCAGGCGTCTCGGTGAAGACTGTCTCGCGTGTGGTCAACGGCGAACCACACATCCGTCCCGAGACCCAGGCGCAGGTCCGTGCCGCGATCACAGCACTGAACTGGCGGCCGAACGCCTCCGCACGCACCCTGCGCACCGGAAAGACCGGCGTGATCGGCATCATGGTCGCCGAGCTGCGCCGGCCCTTGCTCGCTGCGGTCGTCGAGGCCCTGGTCACCGAGGTGGACCGGCACGGCCTGCACTCCGCCGTCGAGCCCATTCACGACGACGTAACTCGCCTTCGCGAGGTCCTCGCCTCCCGTGGTCGCACCTTCGATGCGCTGCTGGCGGTGGACGCCCCCGAGCTGCCCACCACCACCGCCGACGACGGCCCTCTCGTCCGCGTCGACCTCACCTCCGGTGCGTCTACTGCGGGCCATGACCGCGTCTACGTCGACCGCACGCAGGCTGCGGATCTGGTGCTGCGCCACCTGAGGCTGATGGGACGCACCCGCATCGTGCGGCTCGGCCCCGGTCCGCTCGACCAGCATCCCGAGGCCGCGGCGATCCCGACCCTCGTGCTGGACGGCGAGGATCGGGGTGCCGGCTACCGGGCCGCCCAACGAGCGATCGTCGACCAACCGCAGGTGGAGGCGCTGGTGTGCGGCACGGACGAAATCGCCCTCGGCGCGCTCGCCGGGTTGCATGCGGCAGGGGTGGAGGTGCCGGGCCGGATCGCGGTGACCGGCTTCGGCGATCTGGAGGACGGCAGGTTCGCGACCCCGTCCCTGACGACCCTCGACCCTGACCGGGCGGCCGTGGCGAGGGCGGCGGTCGATCTGGCGCGCATACGTCTGCGTAAATCGGTTCCAGAATCCGGCGACGCGAGTGAGGTGGCGATGCCGGTGGCCCTGATCCGGCGTGAGTCCACGATGGGGGCGAGCCCACGATGA
- a CDS encoding LacI family DNA-binding transcriptional regulator, with protein sequence MNGKPTLDDVAAVAGVSAKTVSNVLLDRPHVAEGTRVRVRAAVQSVGYQVNQAGRGLVSGRSGRIAVVVPKLYQPYFAEIAERLIVALGEAGFSSTLRIAPDAQAEKDAVHGVTTADADGVIICPHHLSTELLGGQAPSRPVVQVGGGPSGLVDAVVMGESAGFEAVTRHLLDSGRQRLALVWNSTGSGSPEGARYEAFVAAHRARGMEPDPALMVAGSDWDRRVSGYEAMTGLLRSGADFDAVVGINDAVAVGAMRALRSHGIRVPEDVAVTGFDDTDEAAFTVPPLTSVSPEQEEMVAVAVRMLVERLSGLEVPPRAHLTGAHLVPRASSGARR encoded by the coding sequence ATGAACGGCAAGCCCACCCTCGATGACGTTGCCGCCGTGGCGGGCGTCTCGGCGAAGACCGTCTCGAACGTGCTCCTCGACCGGCCGCACGTGGCCGAGGGGACGCGCGTGCGGGTGCGGGCGGCCGTGCAGTCTGTCGGCTACCAGGTGAACCAGGCCGGCCGTGGCCTTGTCTCCGGGCGTAGCGGCCGCATCGCCGTGGTGGTGCCCAAGTTATACCAGCCGTACTTCGCCGAGATCGCCGAACGCCTGATCGTGGCCCTCGGAGAGGCCGGCTTCAGCTCGACGCTGCGCATCGCTCCGGACGCGCAGGCCGAGAAGGATGCCGTGCACGGGGTGACCACCGCCGACGCCGACGGGGTCATCATCTGCCCGCACCACCTCTCCACCGAGCTGCTGGGCGGCCAGGCACCGAGTCGGCCGGTGGTCCAGGTCGGCGGCGGCCCCTCCGGTCTGGTTGACGCGGTGGTGATGGGCGAGAGTGCTGGGTTCGAGGCGGTCACCCGGCACCTGCTCGACTCGGGGCGGCAGCGTTTGGCGCTGGTGTGGAACTCCACCGGGAGTGGCAGCCCCGAGGGTGCGCGGTACGAGGCATTCGTGGCAGCGCACCGCGCCCGGGGGATGGAGCCCGATCCGGCGCTCATGGTGGCCGGCTCGGACTGGGACCGGCGGGTTTCCGGCTACGAAGCCATGACCGGTTTGCTGCGGTCCGGGGCCGACTTCGACGCGGTGGTCGGCATCAACGATGCGGTCGCCGTGGGGGCGATGCGTGCATTGCGCAGTCACGGTATTCGGGTGCCTGAGGATGTCGCGGTGACGGGCTTCGATGATACCGATGAGGCCGCCTTCACCGTGCCTCCGCTGACGTCGGTCAGCCCGGAGCAGGAGGAGATGGTGGCCGTCGCGGTGCGGATGCTGGTCGAGCGTCTGTCCGGATTGGAGGTCCCACCTCGGGCCCACCTCACCGGCGCGCATCTGGTGCCCCGCGCCTCCTCTGGTGCCCGCCGCTGA